The region CATAGGTCTTGTTGCCGGCGGCGTAATTCAAATGCTCAGCCCCCAGGCCGGGGGCCTCAAGACAAGCGCCGCGCCAGAAAACACACCCGGCTATGCTTTCGGCAGCGCCAAGAACACCACGGCCTCCGGCAATCCTGTACCGCTGTGCTACGGCAAGCGGCGGGTGGGCGGGGCGATTATCAGCGCCGCTATCTACGCCGAAGACCAAATGTAGCTGTCATCCGCAACACCGCCGCCGCCCAAGAGGCGGTTTTTTATTGCCTGGAGAAAAGTATGGGCGCAGCACGCATTATCGATATCCACGGCGCCAAGGGCGGCGAAGAGAAACCAAAGACGCCAACGGAAGCCCCGGATAGCCTTCGCTCCGTTGCCATCGCCAAAATTCTCATCGCGGTGGGCGAAGGCGAGTTCGAAGGTGTGCCGACCGCAAAGGACATCTACCTCGACAACACGCCGCTGCAAGACCCTCAGGGCAACATGAACTTCCCGAACGTGAAGTGGGAGTGGCGCACCGGGGCTGTGGATCAGTCGTATATCCAGGGAATTCCATCGGTCGAGAACGAAACCACCATCAGCACCGAACTGCGCAGCGGCACTCCGTGGGTTCGGGCAATCAGCAACACCCAACTCTCCGCTGTGCGCATTCGCTTCGCCTGGCCGGCGCTCCAGTCGGTGGATGCCAGTGGCAACATCAACGGTTACGCGATCGGCTACAAGGTCGAGTTGGCTACTGATGGCGGCGCTTATCGGGAGGTTCTGAATGAGGCCGTGTCGGGAAAGACCACCAGCCTTTACGAGCGCACCCGCCGGATCGATTTACCCAAGGCAGCCACTGGTTGGCTGATGCGTATCACGCGGCTGACACCCAACCAGAACAACAACAAAATCTCCGACACGATGCAGATCGCCGGCTTCACAGAGGTGATCGACGCCAAGATCCGCTACCCGAACACGGCGCTGCTCTACATTGAGTTTTCAGCCGAGCAGTTCCGCAGTATCCCTGCCGTTACCGTCGAGACCAAGCTGAAGAAGATGCAGGTGCCCAGCAACTATGACCCGGTATCGCGCACCTACTCGGGCGTTTGGGATGGCACGTTTAAGCAGGCCTGGACCGACAACGCGGTCTGGATGACCTACGACATCACCACCGCCGACCGCTTCGGCCTTGGGCGTCGCATCAAACCGTGGATGGTCGACAAGTGGGAGCTTTACCGCATCTCGCAGTATTGCGACCAACTGGTGCCGGATGGAAAGGGTGGCCAGGAGCCGCGTTTCATCTGCAACATGAACCTGCAGAGCAAGGCTGACGCTTGGTCTCTGCTGCGTGACATCTCGGCGATCTACCGGGGCATGACCTACTGGGCTCAGGGCCAGGTGTTCACCCTTTCGGATATGCCGCGCGCCACGGACTTCGACTTCGCCTATACCCGGGCAAACGTGCTCGATGGCAAATTCACCTATTCCAGTGCGTCGGAGCGTACCCGCTATACGCGGGCGCTGATCAGTTACGACAACCCGCTGAACAACTACGACACCGACGTCACGGCGGTGACCGACCAGAAGCTGCAGCGGCGTTACGGCGACAACCCGCTGGAGATCAGCGCGATTGGCTGCACGCGTGAATCCGAGGCCCAGCGCCGCGGTAAGTGGGCTCTGCTCACCAACTCCAAGGACCGGGCCGTCACCTTCAAGGTCGGCCTCGATGGGCGTATTCCGTTGCCGGGCTACGTAATCCCGATTGCTGACGAACTGCTCGCTGGCCGGCCGGTGGGCGGGCGTATTTCGGCGGTGAACGGCAAAGTCATCACCCTGGACCGTGACACCCAGGCCAAGCCCGGTGACCGTCTGATCCTCAACCTGCCCGACGGCAAGTGCGAGGGGCGCACCGTGCAACTGGTCAGTGGTCGCCAGGTCACGGTCACCACGGCGTACTCCGTGGCACCTGAGCGGGAACTGGTGTGGGCTCTCGACGCTGACGACCTGGCTATCCCGCTGTACCGGGTGACCAGCGTTTCCCGGCCAGAGCCTGGCGTGTTTGAAATCTCGGCCGTGCAGTACGACCCGAGCAAGTTCGCGCACATCGACACCGGCGCTCGGCTGGAAGAGCGGCCGATCAGCGTTATCCCAATCACCGTGGTTCCGGCGCCGGCCAGCGTCACCCTGACATCGAGCTACGCCGTAAATCAGGGTATCGCGATCAGCACCATGAACATCTCGTGGCCCGCCGTCACCGGCGCCGTCGCGTACGACGTGGAGTGGCGCAAGGACAGCGGCAACTGGATCAAGGTGCAACGCACCGGATCGACCAGCGTCGACGTCACTGGCATCTACTCGGGTGCCTACCTTGCGCGGGTGCGCTCGGTGAGCGCCTTCGAGATATCGTCGATCTGGAAGAGCTCCAACCTGACCAATCTGCAAGGCAAAACCGGCCTGCCGCCGGCAGTGGCGTTCCTGCGCGCCACCGGCGAGCTCTTCGGGATCAGCATCAAGTGGGGCTTCCCTGCTGGCGCCGAGGACACCCAACGCACCGAGCTGTGGTATGGCCCGGCGAACAGTCTGCCGGCCGCAAGCAAGCTGGCCGACCTGGCGTATCCGCAGGCCGACTACCGCATGCAGCAGTTGAAGTCAGGCGCAACTCTGTTCTTCTGGGCGCGCCTGGTGGATCGAACCGGCAACATCGGGCCGTTCTTCCCTGTCGTGAATGGTGTGATGGGCCAGTCCATTTCGGACGCTGGGCCGATCCTTGAGCAGATCAAGGGGCAGATCGACGAATCATCGCTGGCTCCAGCTCTAAACGGACGCATCAACCTGATCGACGGCAATGGGCCGGGGTCCGTAAACGCTCGAAATGCGCAGTTAAGAAAGGATCTTGAGGCGCAAATCAAGCCTTATGTGGACGCGCTCTTGTGGGACGCCGCGAAGGCCTACGCGAAGGGTGACATCGTTCGTCAGGGAAACAAGCTGTATCAGGCCCTAGCCGCTAACACTGGCTCCCAGCCGCCCAGTGCAAACTGGAAAGACGTGGGCGACATCCTCACTGATGCAAACGCTTTGGCAATACGGGTTAATAACCTTGACCAGAAAATCACGGTAGTCGACGGGGAGGTGATTGCCACCCAGGACCAGCTCACCCAGCTCCAGACAAAGGTAAATGACCCGGCAACTGGCCTGGCGGCTACGGCAAATAACGTCACCCAGGTGAATCAGCGAGTAACCAACGTTGATAACAAGCTGACCGCGCAGACTGAGCGGATTGACGGCGTTTACGCTGAAATTAACGCCCCGATGGCTGGTTCTGATAATGACCTGGCTGGCAGCACTCAGGGCTATGCAGGCGTATGGTCTATCCAGTCCGCTGTTACCGATGGCGACTATGCCCAGGCCAAGCGCACAGACACAGTGGAGGCTCAGGTAAACAAAAACTACGCGACCTACGAGCAGACCACTACAGCGTTAGTGAACGGCCAGACTGCTCAAGCTGCACAGACCTCGGTTTTGCGTACAGATTTTGAGGGCAACAAGGCGACAGTCAATCAGCAGATCGCTGTTGTATCAGATGCCACGAAAACCAATGCCCAGTCCATTGGCACTCTGCGCACTGACTTCAACAGCAACAGCTCTGCCGTTCAGACATCGCTTAAAACGCTGACCGATTCGAATGAAGCAAACGCGACAGCAACGCAGAACCTGCAAACAACTGTAGGTGGCCATACACAGCAGTTCCAGCAGCAGGCAAGTATCAATCAGAGCGTTGACGGGAAGGTCAGCGGCACGTACTCGCTCCGTTACAAGCTGGATGTAAACGGCATTCCGTACTCGGCTGGTATCGGTTTTGGTATCGAGTCAGGTGTGAACGGCAGTGCTATCTCGCGCTTCGTTATCCAGGCTGATCAATTTGCAATATACAACGGTGCACTAGGCGCGGCAGGGTCCAGCGTGCCATTCGCCGTGAACGGTACGGAGACCTACATCAAGTCTGCTTTTATTCAGGACGGCACGATTACAAACGCCAAGATCGGTAACTACATACAGTCGAACAACTACGTTGCTGGAGTCAGCGGGTGGAAGCTGTTCTTTGATGGCACGTTCGAAATGAATGGCGTAGTTCCTGGGCAAGGCCGCTCAATGATGACAAATAGGTCTCTACGTTTCTGGGATGTGAATGGAGTTAAGAGAGTTCAGATAGGGGACCTAAGCGAATGACGACAGGAATTAGGATTTGGGGGGCTAATGGAGCCCTCCAGCTTGATGAAAACTCTTTCACGGTTAGGGTTGTTTATTCGACCCTGGTGACAAGAAACCCTGAACGCCCGAACTCGACACGGAACGTCTCTATATCAATCCCGGAGGTAACCCCGGAAAGATACACGGCGGTATGCGTACCAAACATATCGTTCACGGGAGACCCGAGTGGGCAGGATGCAAGGAACTCAATGTTCGACGCGCAGGTTGTGCAGGGCGGGGTTATCGTCTGGTTTACAAACAGGGCCATCCCAGCGTCAGCCGCTTTCGGCGTAGGGACTCAGCGACTCTTGGTAATGAGATACAGATGACATACGGTCTAAAGTTCACAAACACATCCGACGTGGTTACTTTGGACTCGGAGTTTTCCAGGCTGGTTATTCTTTATTCAGCAAGGTATAACGCCGGGGCATTCTTTCCGTACCCGATCACGTCTGACGAGCCCCCACTCATCTTTGTGCGGCCCGACAACACCGCATCATTCCAGTATGTGAGGCTTATAGGGACACCTGGCAACTGGACTGGGTTCTCAAACTCTCACCCGGCAAACTCGCCAGGGACATACTTTCTGGCAGCCTACGCATCAAAGGAAACGGAAACCTACGGAATGCGGCTGTGGGATGGCGGATCAAAGCTTCTGTTTGATAGCGGTACGCCGTGCGCGCAGTTCACCCTAGTAGCTGCGAACTGGACGCTGCTATCTCTTACCAATCCGTCGCCAGGGCGGTACACCTACATATTTACAACGCCGGTTGACTTTAGGTCCGGCGATTACATGATGATCAATAACGTTGCCATGGATATCCCAGGCGGTGATACGTGGTCAAAGCTTACATGTGGCTGGGACTACCAAAATAGCAGGATGGTCATATCACTCCAGAATATTGGCGACTTTAGGACTAATGGGTTATTTCTGACCTTATTGTTCGCTAAACCAATAACTTGAAGTTGGGGTTTGGTTTCGGTATTTGAGTTTTTAGGTAGCTGAATTCGCAAGGGTCAGCTTTTATGTTGCGGAGGGATTTATGGCAAGATCGATTATTAACCTAGGCGTAGCGCCTACCGGCCAAGGGGGTGATACATTTCGCACCGCTAGCCAAAAGAACAACGACAATTCGGCGGAACTGTATGCGCGCCAGGCTCTGCTTGGAACTGCGTCTAACGCAACTTTGACCGTGGGCATCTCTGACATAACATCAGGCAGAGTACTCAAGGTTGGAGACTACGGATTTGGCGTTATGCCAGTTTTCAATGATTACGGGTTGGACGTACTCACATCGTTTGGGTACTGCTACATCAACAATGGTTACAACGCACCAACAGGTCACCGTTTTGGTTGGCTTTTCTCGCTACCTGTCAGTGACGGTTACACCATCCAGGAGTTTAGGTCGCAAACAGATGGCTCTTTGCATACCAGAGCCAAACTTTCCGGGACGTGGCAGGCCTGGCGGATGACCTACAACACCGGCAACACCACTCGTGCCGCTGATGGCACCTTGAAGGCGATCTGACCATGGCAAGAGCAGCAATCAACGTACTCGGCGCTACTGGCGCGACCTATGACTTTGTGACCGCCGGCGCGGGCGTGGTGGCTTCTTCGCGAAAATCAGCGGGGGTATACCAGGTCACTGGATGCATGGGCATGGTTCCGTTCCCGCCGGCCGATGATGGATGGGGCTACACGGTGAACCAGATCGACAGCCGCGCAGACGTGGATATTCAGTTTGAGGAGGGCGTGCTAACGGTGACGGTGACCAGGGACGACAAACCGTACGACCTGAAGCACATGATCACGCTGCACATCCTGGTGCCCGACACGCCGGTAGTGGAGATGCCGCAGATAACTCAAGCGGAGGAAGACCCCGTCACTCCTGAAACCTGATAGACGCCCGAAAACCACGGCCGCCATTGAGCGGTTTTTTTTCGCCTGGAGAAAAGTATGCCGATCACCGAACCCCGCGGGGTGCGCAACCGAAACCCCGGCAACATCGATTACAGCCCGGCCAACCAGTGGGAAGGTCAGCTTGGTATGGAGGTCGGCGTACCGAGACCACGCTTCGCCCGTTTCGATACGCCTGAGAACGGCATCCGTGCACTGGGCAAGGTGCTGCTTACCTACCAGCGCAAGCATGGCCTGAAGACGGTGAAGTCCATCATCGGCCGCTGGGCACCCTCGGTGGAGAACGACACCGCCGCCTATGTGCGCGCCGTTGAGGCGAACACCGGCACCAAGCCAGGTGCCGAGGTCGACCTGACCCAGCAGGCGGTGATGGCTGGCTTCGTCAAGGCGATCATTCACCACGAAAACGCTGGTTATTCATACCCTGACGCAGTGCTTGCGGAAGGCGTGCGGCGGGCGCTGACATGACGCCCGGGCAGATCCTGGCCGCGATCCTGCTGGCCATGGCAATGAGCGCCGCCGGCACCTGGCAGGTTCAGGACTGGCGCATGGGGGAGCGGCTCGCCGAACAAGGCGCCGCACACCAGAAAGCCCTGGACTCAATCACCGTTGAGGCCTGGCGTCAGCAGACGGCCGAGCAGGACAAGCGCCTGGCCACCGAGCATCTGCTCGCAGCCCAGGACCAACAACACACTCGAGAACTCTCCGATGCCCAACGTAATCAGGCCGTTTTGCGCGATCGCCTTGCCACTGCTGATGTGCGGCTGTCAGTCCTTCTCGACGCGACCGATTCAGCTAGTGGCTGCAACGTGCCTGCCGCCCCCGGCGCCGCCAGCGTGGTTCATGCAGCCCGCCGAGCCCAACTTGACCCAGCGCATGCTCAAAGAATTATCGCCATCACCGACGACGGGGATAACGCCGTAATCGCGCTGCGGGCGTGCCAGGCGTACGTCAGGGCTGTGGCTCGGTAACTTTCCTGAGTTCGTCGTGTAGCCGCTGATTCTCCCTAAGCAGGTGGTCGCGCTGACCGGCAACCAGATCGATGGGTCGGAAGCTCACATTGTCAGGGGATTCATCATTCATATCTGAGGCGCGCTCAAGTGCTTGCCTGAGTGCGGCCTCGGCTGATGCCTTGCCGGTGGCGAGCAGGTCGTTCATCTGAACCAGGCCGGCGACGTTTGCCCGCGCCTTTCTCAGCATCGCCTGGGTCTGGATGAGTTCGTCCTCGAGCAAGGCGCACTGGTGTTTGTACATTTCCAGGGGCGTAGGGCAGCCAAGCCACGCAGAGGTGTCTTCGTCGATGTGCATGGTGGGTAAATCCGAATGCTGTATGCGCATACAGTAATCGAGGCGCTTTAGATTTGGGAGTGGTGTTCGTCGGCAGGACGCCGCGGCGGTATTTGTCTTGGGAAAATCTTCCCCAAAACGCAACCGTTTGGACCAATGTTTATTGGGTTCAGAAGAGTCGCAAAAGTGGGTATTTTTTGATGTCGTTTTATGGGTCAAGGCCTTGATATTAAAGGCCTTGAGCGTTTCTTATGCCGCATCCCAGGCTTTGATGCCGAAAAGGTGCAACGTTTTGCTTGAAACGGTCAAGGAATTGCCCCCCTTTGGGCCAATGGAAAACGAAAGGTCACGGATTATGCCATGCCTGGAGCATTTGGGTGCCGCTGGTCAGCATCGTGCGACTTTTGTGCAAAGGCCAGCGCGCAGCACAGGCAGGTAACATAGCCGGGTAATATGGCACTTCAACGGCCAGTTGTTGCCTGATGTGTGTCGTTGCAAGTCGATTGTCCGGGAAACCCGCGTGATGCAAACCGCTTATACCGTTCTTATCCTACTGATGCTGGTCAGTGTTTCGCGTCTTGTCGGGCGTGTGATCCCTCTGCCTTTACCCTTGGTGCAGATCGCTGCGGGCGCCTTGTTGGCCTGGCCTACGTTGGGGCTGCATGTGGCGCTGGACCCCGAACTGTTCCTGTTTCTTTTCTTGCCGCCCTTGTTGTTCTCCGATGGCTGGCGCATGCCCAAGCGCGAGTTGTGGCGATTGCGCGGCCCGATTCTGACGTTGGCGGTGGGGTTGGTGCTGTTCACCGTGGTCGGCGCTGGCTACTTCATTCATTGGATTTTGCCTACGATCCCGTTGCCAGTGGCCTTCGCCCTCGCAGCTGTTTTATCACCGACGGATGCTGTGGCGGTGTCGGCCATTGCCCAAAATCGTTTGCCCAAGCCGCTGATGCACATGCTTCAGGGCGAAGCGTTGATGAATGATGCCTCGGGCCTGGTGACCTTCAAGTTCGCCCTCGCGGCGGCATTGACCGGCGTGTTCTCCCTGGCGGATGCCAGCCTGACCTTCGTGCTGGTTGCCGTGGGTGGCCTGGCGGTGGGTGTAGCGCTGAGCTGGCTGGTCGGCCGGCTACGTACATGGATGATCGCGCGTGGCTGGGACGACCCGGCCACTCACGTGGTGTTCATGTTGCTGCTGCCGTTTGCCGCGTATGTATTGGCTGAGCGCCTGGGCGCCTCGGGCATTCTCTCCGCAGTGGCGGCGGGCATGATGCAAAGCTGGCTCGATCTGTTGCCACGCCAGACCAGCACGCGCTTGCTCAATCGCAGCGTCTGGTCGCTGCTGGAGTTTGCGTTCAATGGGCTGATTTTCCTGCTGTTGGGCCTGCAACTGCCGGACATCATCAAGGCCGTGGTCAGCCATGAGCCGACGCTGTGGCCCGCCTTGTTGTATCGTTGCATGGAGGTCGTGGCGATCTTCCTGGTGCTGGTGGTGCTGCGTTTTATCTGGGTGCAGAGCATCTGGCGACTGTCAGGCCTGCTGCGTCGATTACGTGGGAAAAGCGAGCTGACCCTGGTGCCTACCGCCCGTTCCTGCTGGCTGCTGACCGTCGGTGGTGTGCGCGGGGCGGTGACCCTGGCGGGTGTGATGTCGGTGCCTTTGCTGCTGGCGCCGGGGCAGGACTTTCCCGAGCGTGACCTGCTGATTTTCATCGCTGCCGGCGTGATTCTGCTATCGCTGGTCGCCGCCTGTATCGCCTTGCCGTTGCTGTTGCGCGGCATCGAACAGAGCCCCGATGAAAAGCGCCACAACGAAGTGCGCGAGGCGTGGAAAAAGACCGCCGTGGCCGCAATCCATGCCCTTGAAGCCGAGGAGCCTGCAGAAACCGAAACCCCGGACGCCGCCCAGGCCGCGCTGGCCGCTGAGCTCAAGGCGCGGCTAATGTCGGAATATCGCCATCAATTGGAAGTGTTCAACGACTCCGCCGAAGCCCAGGCGCTGGCGCAGCAGATGGACCAGTTGGAGCGCAAATTGCGGCTCAAGGCCCTGCGCGCGCAGCGCTTGGAGTTGTACAGCT is a window of Pseudomonas antarctica DNA encoding:
- the gpJ gene encoding TipJ family phage tail tip protein → MGAARIIDIHGAKGGEEKPKTPTEAPDSLRSVAIAKILIAVGEGEFEGVPTAKDIYLDNTPLQDPQGNMNFPNVKWEWRTGAVDQSYIQGIPSVENETTISTELRSGTPWVRAISNTQLSAVRIRFAWPALQSVDASGNINGYAIGYKVELATDGGAYREVLNEAVSGKTTSLYERTRRIDLPKAATGWLMRITRLTPNQNNNKISDTMQIAGFTEVIDAKIRYPNTALLYIEFSAEQFRSIPAVTVETKLKKMQVPSNYDPVSRTYSGVWDGTFKQAWTDNAVWMTYDITTADRFGLGRRIKPWMVDKWELYRISQYCDQLVPDGKGGQEPRFICNMNLQSKADAWSLLRDISAIYRGMTYWAQGQVFTLSDMPRATDFDFAYTRANVLDGKFTYSSASERTRYTRALISYDNPLNNYDTDVTAVTDQKLQRRYGDNPLEISAIGCTRESEAQRRGKWALLTNSKDRAVTFKVGLDGRIPLPGYVIPIADELLAGRPVGGRISAVNGKVITLDRDTQAKPGDRLILNLPDGKCEGRTVQLVSGRQVTVTTAYSVAPERELVWALDADDLAIPLYRVTSVSRPEPGVFEISAVQYDPSKFAHIDTGARLEERPISVIPITVVPAPASVTLTSSYAVNQGIAISTMNISWPAVTGAVAYDVEWRKDSGNWIKVQRTGSTSVDVTGIYSGAYLARVRSVSAFEISSIWKSSNLTNLQGKTGLPPAVAFLRATGELFGISIKWGFPAGAEDTQRTELWYGPANSLPAASKLADLAYPQADYRMQQLKSGATLFFWARLVDRTGNIGPFFPVVNGVMGQSISDAGPILEQIKGQIDESSLAPALNGRINLIDGNGPGSVNARNAQLRKDLEAQIKPYVDALLWDAAKAYAKGDIVRQGNKLYQALAANTGSQPPSANWKDVGDILTDANALAIRVNNLDQKITVVDGEVIATQDQLTQLQTKVNDPATGLAATANNVTQVNQRVTNVDNKLTAQTERIDGVYAEINAPMAGSDNDLAGSTQGYAGVWSIQSAVTDGDYAQAKRTDTVEAQVNKNYATYEQTTTALVNGQTAQAAQTSVLRTDFEGNKATVNQQIAVVSDATKTNAQSIGTLRTDFNSNSSAVQTSLKTLTDSNEANATATQNLQTTVGGHTQQFQQQASINQSVDGKVSGTYSLRYKLDVNGIPYSAGIGFGIESGVNGSAISRFVIQADQFAIYNGALGAAGSSVPFAVNGTETYIKSAFIQDGTITNAKIGNYIQSNNYVAGVSGWKLFFDGTFEMNGVVPGQGRSMMTNRSLRFWDVNGVKRVQIGDLSE
- a CDS encoding pyocin knob domain-containing protein — encoded protein: MARSIINLGVAPTGQGGDTFRTASQKNNDNSAELYARQALLGTASNATLTVGISDITSGRVLKVGDYGFGVMPVFNDYGLDVLTSFGYCYINNGYNAPTGHRFGWLFSLPVSDGYTIQEFRSQTDGSLHTRAKLSGTWQAWRMTYNTGNTTRAADGTLKAI
- a CDS encoding structural protein, whose amino-acid sequence is MPITEPRGVRNRNPGNIDYSPANQWEGQLGMEVGVPRPRFARFDTPENGIRALGKVLLTYQRKHGLKTVKSIIGRWAPSVENDTAAYVRAVEANTGTKPGAEVDLTQQAVMAGFVKAIIHHENAGYSYPDAVLAEGVRRALT
- a CDS encoding lysis system i-spanin subunit Rz; the protein is MTPGQILAAILLAMAMSAAGTWQVQDWRMGERLAEQGAAHQKALDSITVEAWRQQTAEQDKRLATEHLLAAQDQQHTRELSDAQRNQAVLRDRLATADVRLSVLLDATDSASGCNVPAAPGAASVVHAARRAQLDPAHAQRIIAITDDGDNAVIALRACQAYVRAVAR
- a CDS encoding Na+/H+ antiporter, which translates into the protein MQTAYTVLILLMLVSVSRLVGRVIPLPLPLVQIAAGALLAWPTLGLHVALDPELFLFLFLPPLLFSDGWRMPKRELWRLRGPILTLAVGLVLFTVVGAGYFIHWILPTIPLPVAFALAAVLSPTDAVAVSAIAQNRLPKPLMHMLQGEALMNDASGLVTFKFALAAALTGVFSLADASLTFVLVAVGGLAVGVALSWLVGRLRTWMIARGWDDPATHVVFMLLLPFAAYVLAERLGASGILSAVAAGMMQSWLDLLPRQTSTRLLNRSVWSLLEFAFNGLIFLLLGLQLPDIIKAVVSHEPTLWPALLYRCMEVVAIFLVLVVLRFIWVQSIWRLSGLLRRLRGKSELTLVPTARSCWLLTVGGVRGAVTLAGVMSVPLLLAPGQDFPERDLLIFIAAGVILLSLVAACIALPLLLRGIEQSPDEKRHNEVREAWKKTAVAAIHALEAEEPAETETPDAAQAALAAELKARLMSEYRHQLEVFNDSAEAQALAQQMDQLERKLRLKALRAQRLELYSLSRHHQIGDDVLREVLADLDMSEASLGMQK